The sequence below is a genomic window from Candidatus Hydrogenedens sp..
TTTGAGTCTGTTTCCAATACAAAGTGCTATTAACAAAACATCTGGCGGAATGGGAAAGAAACTGGATTCAGCAAAGGCTAATAAAAATAAGGCAGTTGACCCATAAGGACTTTCTGCCCAGCTCAGTACCCAGTCATATAATTTTCGTAGAAGCTTCATTTATAACAGCCCTCATACTCGGTAAGTACATTATAATTCTATTCTGGGGTCGTAAAAATATGATAATGCGGAATGATTCGTAAAGTCTCTTTGAAGGGGTGTAATACTAATTTGGTTTTGCTCAATAGCGTCAAAATCGGTTCCAGGTTCCTGAACATGTGTTGGTTGTGCTCCACCTATCCAGTAGTAAATTTGTCCACGTGGGTCATACCTTTTGATGATTTCATCCTGATAATTTCTGCGTCCCATCCGAGTAACCGCAACACCCTTTATTTCAGAATAGGGTAGGTCTGGCACATTCACATTAAGCATGGTGTCAGCAGGTATACCATATTTTAATATATACCGTGCTAATTTCACTGCAAAAATCCCAGCCGATTCAAAATTCTCAGGGTTATGGCTCACTACTGAAATAGAAAAGGAAGGAATCCCAAGGAGCATCCCTTCGAACGCACCTGCGACAGTACCAGAATAGGTTACATCATCTCCCAAATTGGCACCAGCATTAATTCCAGCAATAATGAGTGAAGGTCTTGTCCCTAATAAATCGCGAACCGCCAACATAATGCAATCCGTTGGTGTACCATCTACCATGTGCCATCTTTCCTTTATCTTGGTTACTCGCAAGGGTTTCCTCAATGAAACACTATGACCAACAGCACTTTGTTCTCGGTCAGGAGCAAAAACATATACATCTCCTGTACTTTCCATTACATCAGCAAGCAAGGATAAACCTTTGGCGTGAATACCATCATCATTTGTTAATAAAATTACTGGTCTCGACATAGCATCTCCTCTTATTGAACTCGTTAAGTGAAAATAGGGTTGTGTTTGTTTAATAAAATATTATCTCATATCTTAAATTTGAATATCAAATGAAACGTTGTAGACATAAATGATAATAGATATGAAATGATAATTATTTGTATTTTATAAAATTACTACCACTTAAAGTTTCATATACGCAAATTATATTTTCATTATTATTATTTTATAAAACATGGTTTTCCCAAAAAAATAGACAAAAAACACCTCCCAATTTTTTAATTTTTTTGACACAAATATTCTATAATATGGTATTATATTTATGGAGACAGAATTATAGATATTATAGATTATAATTTAGGATTTTAGTAATATGCAGAATATAAAGATATTATTTGCTGATGATAGTCCTGAACTAATACGAATATTCAAGCAATGGGCAGAAATAAAAGGTTTTAATGCAAAATTTGCCACTAATGGTGTAGAGGTGCTTGAAACAATAAAAGAGGAGGACATTGACCTTATTGTTTTAGATATTGATATGCCTATTCTTGACGGAATTAGAACCGCAGAAGAAATTCAAAAGATTACAGGGAAAAGTAAGATTTTAATCCTTACAGGCTTGGGTCCAAATGTTCAGGATATCCTACCTGAAAATATTGTCGATGTTCTTTTGAAACCTATTTCATTAAAGGAATTAGGGGACAAAATATCAGAGATTGCTTTAACAGTAAAAGAATAAAACGTATTTGTATTTGAGTTGTAGTTTTGGGAAGAGGGAAGGTATCTTTTCATGTCAATTCATAAAATTGAATAAGTAAAATATAGTGTTATTTTAATTTTGTGTTTAGGATTTTACATAATCTTTATTAGGTCATTCTATGGCATGAAACGTGAATTTGACTTTTATGAAACCATTAACTTATTTTATTTATATGATTTTTAATAAGTTTGTAAAAAATGTTAAATAACATGATAAGAGGTTAATCCAAATAGAATATATAGGATACAAAAAGAGTTGTTAAACGAATTACAATTAAAAGAAAGGGTATGCGTTTATGGCAAAAAACGCGAAGAAGGAAACAACGTCTAAATCTAAACCAAAGAGAGAATCTAAAAAAGAAAAAGAGAAGTTATCTCAGAAACGTGGCAGGCCTAAAAAAGATGAGACGACATCCACTGTAAGAAAAACCCAACCTATGAAGAGGAAACGGGGAAGACCTCC
It includes:
- the surE gene encoding 5'/3'-nucleotidase SurE, which produces MSRPVILLTNDDGIHAKGLSLLADVMESTGDVYVFAPDREQSAVGHSVSLRKPLRVTKIKERWHMVDGTPTDCIMLAVRDLLGTRPSLIIAGINAGANLGDDVTYSGTVAGAFEGMLLGIPSFSISVVSHNPENFESAGIFAVKLARYILKYGIPADTMLNVNVPDLPYSEIKGVAVTRMGRRNYQDEIIKRYDPRGQIYYWIGGAQPTHVQEPGTDFDAIEQNQISITPLQRDFTNHSALSYFYDPRIEL
- a CDS encoding response regulator, coding for MQNIKILFADDSPELIRIFKQWAEIKGFNAKFATNGVEVLETIKEEDIDLIVLDIDMPILDGIRTAEEIQKITGKSKILILTGLGPNVQDILPENIVDVLLKPISLKELGDKISEIALTVKE